A stretch of the Porifericola rhodea genome encodes the following:
- a CDS encoding GMC oxidoreductase — protein MYINAKAKQANTYDAIVVGSGISGGWAAKELTEKGLKTLVLERGRNVEHVKDYPTATKAPWEFPHRDRVSPEEIKEHYPKQSRTGYTIRESSKHWFVKDSEHPYQEDKRFDWMRGYHVGGRSIMWGRHSYRWSDLDFEANARDGYGVDWPIRYKDIAPWYDYVESFAGIQGQKEGLSQLPDGNFLPPIPMNCLEDHFKNKVAEKLDGRIVTIGRTANLTQDHNGRTKCQFRNKCIRGCPYGAYFSSNSSTLPAAAATGNLTVRPFSIASSIIYDKESKKATGVRVIDQETMEELEFHAKVIFLCASAIPSTSILLNSKSDAFPEGMGNTSGELGHNLMDHHFRVGASGVYEGFSDKYYYGRRPTGFYIPRFRNLDKNTEQKDYLRGYGYQGGASRENWTSSVRELNFGAGMKEGIVTPGPWSLGMTAFGECLPYHENKMTLDYDNLDKWGQPTVRFDADFKENEKAMRKDMEVAAAEMLEAAGLKNINTYDAGSWPGLGIHEMGTARMGKDPKTSVLNKNNQLHEVPNVYVTDGACMTSASCVNPSLTYMALTARAAEHAVNELKKMNI, from the coding sequence ATGTATATCAACGCAAAAGCAAAACAGGCGAATACCTACGACGCTATTGTCGTCGGCTCTGGTATTAGCGGTGGGTGGGCCGCCAAAGAGCTCACCGAAAAAGGACTAAAGACGTTGGTGCTGGAGAGAGGCCGAAATGTGGAGCATGTTAAAGACTACCCCACTGCAACTAAAGCTCCCTGGGAGTTTCCTCACCGTGACAGAGTTTCTCCTGAAGAAATTAAAGAGCATTACCCCAAGCAAAGCCGTACCGGTTATACCATTCGGGAGTCTAGCAAGCACTGGTTTGTAAAAGACAGCGAACACCCTTACCAGGAGGACAAACGTTTTGACTGGATGCGAGGCTATCATGTAGGGGGTCGCTCAATTATGTGGGGCCGCCACAGCTACCGCTGGAGCGACCTTGATTTTGAAGCCAACGCTCGCGATGGCTACGGAGTAGACTGGCCTATCCGCTACAAAGACATAGCACCCTGGTACGATTATGTAGAGAGTTTTGCCGGTATACAGGGTCAGAAAGAAGGGCTTTCTCAACTACCAGACGGCAATTTTCTACCGCCGATTCCGATGAACTGCCTGGAAGATCATTTTAAAAATAAAGTAGCCGAAAAATTAGATGGCAGAATAGTGACCATCGGCCGTACTGCTAACCTTACACAAGACCATAACGGCCGTACCAAGTGTCAGTTCCGTAATAAATGTATCAGAGGGTGTCCTTATGGAGCCTACTTCAGCAGTAACTCTTCTACCCTGCCAGCAGCAGCTGCTACGGGCAATCTTACCGTAAGACCTTTCTCTATTGCTAGCTCCATTATCTATGACAAAGAGTCTAAAAAGGCTACTGGCGTACGTGTTATTGACCAGGAGACTATGGAAGAGCTGGAGTTTCATGCTAAAGTAATTTTCCTTTGCGCTTCTGCCATTCCTTCCACCTCTATACTTTTAAACTCTAAGTCTGATGCCTTCCCTGAGGGGATGGGGAACACTAGTGGAGAACTGGGGCATAACCTTATGGACCACCACTTCCGTGTAGGAGCCAGCGGTGTATACGAAGGCTTTTCTGACAAATATTATTATGGTCGCCGCCCTACCGGATTCTACATTCCTCGTTTCCGTAATCTGGACAAAAACACTGAGCAGAAAGATTATCTCAGAGGCTACGGTTATCAGGGAGGAGCCAGCCGCGAAAATTGGACAAGCTCGGTAAGAGAACTTAACTTTGGTGCCGGCATGAAGGAAGGAATAGTGACTCCCGGACCATGGTCACTAGGTATGACTGCCTTTGGTGAATGTCTGCCTTACCACGAAAATAAAATGACGCTGGACTACGATAATCTGGATAAGTGGGGGCAGCCTACTGTACGCTTTGATGCCGATTTTAAAGAAAATGAAAAGGCTATGCGTAAAGATATGGAAGTAGCTGCTGCAGAGATGCTAGAAGCTGCCGGTCTTAAAAACATCAACACTTACGATGCCGGTAGTTGGCCAGGTTTAGGAATACATGAAATGGGTACAGCACGTATGGGTAAAGACCCTAAAACTTCTGTACTTAACAAGAATAATCAGCTACACGAAGTACCAAATGTGTATGTAACAGATGGTGCCTGTATGACTTCTGCTTCTTGTGTAAACCCTTCATTAACCTACATGGCCCTTACTGCCCGCGCAGCAGAACATGCGGTAAATGAATTGAAAAAAATGAATATTTAA
- a CDS encoding peptide chain release factor 3 — protein sequence MANLVQEIAKRRTFGIISHPDAGKTTLTEKLLLFGGAIQTAGAVKSNKIKQHATSDFMEIEKQRGISVATSVMGFEYHNGHAEPVKINLLDTPGHQDFAEDTYRTLTAVDSVIMVIDCVKGVETQTEKLMEVCRMRNTPVIAFINKLDREGQDPYDLLDEIEAKLNIKVRPLSWPIGMGKRFKGVYSLYNKSLLLFQPSKQKLQNEGVSISDINSPELEKHIGEDFAAELREDEELINGVYPEFDIDAYRRGEVAPVFFGSAVNNFGVKELLDTFIKIAPFPKSRATEEREIAPDEEKFSGFVFKIHANMDPRHRNRIAFLRICSGKFERNKNYYHTRLDKQFKFSNVTAFMAQDKEIIEEAFPGDIVGLYDTGNLKIGDTLTEGEKGAFKGIPSFSPEIFKEVINQDAMKTKQLDKGLKQLMDEGVAQLFTYEMGSRRVVGTVGILQFDVIQYRLLHEYGAKCTFQPMNLYKACWISSEDPKKLREFIRSKERYIAKDKDGKFVFMAETKAWLQMVQDNFPDINFHFTSEY from the coding sequence ATGGCCAATCTAGTACAGGAAATAGCAAAACGCAGAACATTTGGTATTATCAGCCACCCCGATGCTGGAAAAACCACACTAACCGAGAAGCTTTTGCTTTTTGGAGGGGCAATACAAACTGCCGGAGCTGTTAAGTCTAATAAAATAAAGCAGCATGCTACCTCTGACTTTATGGAAATAGAGAAGCAGAGAGGTATATCGGTGGCTACATCGGTAATGGGTTTTGAGTATCATAATGGCCATGCTGAGCCTGTTAAAATCAATCTTTTAGATACCCCTGGTCACCAGGACTTTGCAGAAGACACCTATCGCACACTTACCGCGGTGGATAGCGTAATTATGGTGATAGACTGTGTAAAAGGTGTAGAAACCCAGACCGAAAAGCTGATGGAGGTATGCCGTATGCGTAATACGCCTGTTATTGCCTTTATCAACAAACTAGACCGTGAAGGCCAGGACCCTTATGATTTGCTAGATGAAATTGAGGCTAAACTTAATATTAAGGTTCGTCCACTAAGCTGGCCTATCGGGATGGGTAAGCGTTTTAAGGGGGTGTATAGCTTGTACAACAAGAGTTTGTTGTTATTTCAGCCTAGCAAACAAAAACTGCAAAACGAAGGTGTGAGTATTTCAGATATTAATAGCCCCGAACTTGAGAAGCATATAGGAGAAGATTTTGCCGCCGAGCTGCGTGAAGATGAAGAGTTAATAAATGGTGTATACCCAGAATTTGATATTGATGCCTACCGTAGGGGAGAGGTAGCACCGGTATTTTTTGGTAGTGCGGTTAATAATTTTGGAGTAAAAGAGCTGTTAGATACTTTTATCAAAATTGCTCCTTTTCCTAAAAGTAGGGCTACAGAGGAGCGTGAAATAGCACCTGACGAAGAGAAGTTCTCAGGCTTTGTGTTTAAGATACACGCAAATATGGATCCCCGTCACCGCAACCGTATTGCCTTCCTACGTATATGTTCAGGAAAGTTTGAGCGTAACAAAAACTATTACCATACGCGCCTGGATAAGCAATTCAAGTTTTCCAACGTAACTGCCTTTATGGCTCAGGATAAAGAGATTATCGAAGAAGCTTTTCCCGGAGATATTGTAGGCTTATATGATACTGGTAATCTTAAGATAGGAGATACGCTTACCGAAGGAGAAAAAGGCGCATTTAAAGGTATTCCCAGCTTCTCTCCCGAGATATTTAAAGAGGTAATAAACCAGGATGCCATGAAAACCAAGCAACTGGATAAAGGCCTGAAACAGCTCATGGATGAGGGAGTAGCACAGTTATTTACTTACGAAATGGGCTCTCGCCGTGTGGTAGGTACTGTGGGTATTCTACAGTTTGATGTTATACAGTATCGTCTGTTACATGAGTATGGCGCTAAATGTACTTTCCAGCCAATGAATTTGTACAAAGCCTGCTGGATTAGCAGTGAAGACCCCAAAAAACTAAGAGAATTTATCCGATCTAAAGAGCGCT
- the lpdA gene encoding dihydrolipoyl dehydrogenase, whose translation MADKSYDLIVIGSGPGGYVAAIRASQLGMKVGVVEKAELGGICLNWGCIPTKALLKSAQVYDYIKHAKDYGIDIKDHSVDFPSMVTRSRNTAAKMSKGIQFLFRKNKIDTLVGHGKVVGKGTVEVSGEGDKKETYKAKHVILATGGRSRELPSLPIDNEKIIGYRKAMVMENQPKKMVVVGSGAIGIEFAYFYHTIGTEVTVVEYMPRILPVEDEEVSKQLEKIYKKSGIKIMTNSEVTSVDTKGEGCKVKVKTKKGEETIECDVVLSAVGVATNLENLGIEETGIKLNDRKNQVLVDEYYRTNVEGVYAIGDIVKGPALAHVASAEGIVCVEKIAGMDVEPIDYNNIPGCTYCWPEVASVGYTEQAARDAGYEVRVGKFPFSASGKASAAGANDGFVKVIFDKKYGEWLGAHMIGANVTEMIAEVVAARKLETTGHEIIKSVHPHPTMSEAVMEAAAAAYEEVIHL comes from the coding sequence ATGGCTGATAAAAGTTATGATCTCATCGTCATCGGGAGTGGACCGGGCGGTTATGTAGCAGCAATTAGAGCCTCACAACTAGGAATGAAAGTGGGTGTTGTTGAAAAAGCAGAACTTGGAGGTATTTGCCTTAACTGGGGCTGTATTCCAACTAAAGCTTTGCTTAAGAGTGCTCAGGTATATGATTATATCAAACATGCAAAAGACTACGGTATAGATATTAAAGACCATTCGGTAGACTTTCCAAGTATGGTGACAAGAAGCCGTAATACCGCTGCCAAAATGAGCAAGGGTATACAGTTTCTGTTTCGTAAAAACAAAATAGATACTCTGGTAGGCCATGGTAAAGTTGTAGGCAAAGGTACTGTGGAAGTTAGCGGAGAAGGCGACAAAAAAGAGACCTATAAAGCTAAACACGTTATTTTGGCTACCGGCGGACGCTCTCGTGAACTGCCCAGCTTACCTATAGACAATGAAAAAATTATTGGCTACCGTAAGGCAATGGTTATGGAAAACCAGCCTAAAAAAATGGTAGTGGTTGGCTCAGGAGCTATCGGAATTGAATTTGCCTATTTTTACCATACCATTGGTACTGAAGTAACTGTAGTAGAATACATGCCTCGTATACTACCGGTAGAGGATGAGGAAGTATCCAAACAACTGGAAAAAATCTACAAAAAGTCTGGTATCAAAATCATGACAAACTCTGAAGTTACCAGCGTAGATACTAAAGGAGAAGGCTGTAAGGTAAAAGTGAAAACCAAAAAAGGAGAAGAGACTATTGAATGTGATGTAGTACTCTCTGCTGTAGGTGTCGCTACCAACCTGGAAAACCTGGGAATTGAAGAGACAGGTATAAAGCTAAACGATAGAAAGAATCAGGTATTGGTAGATGAATACTACCGTACCAACGTAGAAGGCGTATATGCCATAGGTGATATTGTTAAAGGCCCTGCGCTGGCACACGTAGCTTCGGCAGAAGGTATTGTCTGTGTAGAGAAAATAGCCGGTATGGATGTGGAGCCTATTGACTATAACAACATCCCTGGTTGTACTTACTGCTGGCCAGAGGTAGCTTCAGTAGGTTATACTGAGCAGGCTGCTCGTGATGCAGGTTATGAGGTGCGTGTAGGTAAGTTTCCTTTCTCAGCCTCCGGAAAAGCAAGCGCCGCCGGTGCCAACGATGGATTTGTTAAAGTTATTTTTGACAAAAAGTATGGCGAATGGCTGGGTGCTCATATGATTGGTGCTAACGTAACTGAAATGATTGCCGAAGTAGTAGCAGCTCGTAAGCTGGAAACTACCGGTCATGAAATCATCAAATCAGTACACCCTCACCCGACTATGTCAGAAGCAGTAATGGAAGCCGCTGCAGCAGCTTATGAAGAGGTGATCCACCTCTAA
- a CDS encoding YjjG family noncanonical pyrimidine nucleotidase, which translates to MPKYKHILFDLDHTLWDFEKNATEALSELYGTYQLTQVGSFSVEEFCQTFHKVNYDLWERHERGEYDQTRLRADRFKLIFTELGVAEVHMPLNIKEAYLKLCPSKPHVFPFAHDMLTYLKNKYQLHILTNGFSDVQHIKLKSASLHEYFTHVITSNGADLRKPNAAIFEHALQLIGTQASDCLMVGDNLLTDIAGAQNANIDCVYFNPKKTPHKASSTYEIHCLSDLKGIL; encoded by the coding sequence ATGCCAAAATATAAACATATTTTATTTGATCTGGACCACACTCTGTGGGATTTTGAGAAGAATGCCACCGAAGCCCTGAGCGAACTTTATGGTACGTATCAGCTTACGCAAGTAGGCAGCTTTAGTGTAGAGGAGTTTTGCCAAACTTTTCATAAGGTTAATTACGATTTGTGGGAGCGGCATGAGCGTGGCGAGTACGACCAAACCCGCCTGAGGGCAGATCGTTTTAAACTAATTTTTACCGAACTGGGCGTAGCCGAAGTACATATGCCGCTCAATATAAAAGAGGCATACCTTAAACTTTGTCCTTCCAAACCTCATGTCTTTCCTTTTGCGCACGATATGCTTACATACCTAAAGAATAAGTATCAGTTGCATATACTTACCAATGGTTTTTCTGATGTGCAGCATATTAAACTTAAAAGTGCAAGCCTCCACGAGTACTTCACTCATGTAATTACCTCAAACGGTGCAGATTTGCGTAAACCTAATGCTGCTATTTTTGAGCACGCCCTGCAACTAATAGGTACCCAAGCTTCCGACTGCCTTATGGTAGGCGACAACCTGCTGACTGACATAGCAGGAGCCCAGAATGCTAATATAGATTGTGTCTATTTTAACCCTAAAAAAACACCCCACAAAGCCAGCTCCACCTACGAAATACACTGTTTAAGCGATCTTAAAGGAATACTGTAG
- a CDS encoding YciI family protein: MEFLVVAYDAEDEEALARRLKVRESHLKHAELMKKKGHLIEGGAILNDEGEMIGSTLMCRFESRQELDQWFANDPYWLGNVWIKLEVKSIRLVKF; encoded by the coding sequence ATGGAATTTTTGGTAGTTGCTTACGATGCCGAAGACGAAGAAGCCCTGGCTCGTAGACTGAAAGTTAGAGAATCTCATCTGAAACATGCTGAGTTAATGAAAAAGAAAGGGCATCTGATAGAAGGAGGAGCCATTCTGAACGACGAAGGAGAAATGATCGGATCTACACTGATGTGTCGCTTTGAGTCCCGACAGGAGTTGGATCAGTGGTTTGCCAACGACCCCTATTGGTTAGGAAACGTATGGATCAAGCTTGAGGTCAAATCTATCCGACTGGTTAAGTTTTAA
- a CDS encoding gluconate 2-dehydrogenase subunit 3 family protein yields the protein MMDRRTALKRTALMMGGVLSSSAIAGVLNGCTAKKEVDWKPVFLSEDQAVTTAELAERIIPKTDTPGAKDVGVPEFIDMMLNDVYTEEEQQHFMDGLAKLDEDSKSEYGDAFAFLQPEQMDAIIQKQADEVEGYEGEGAPFFLMAKELVMLGFYTSEVGATEVLQYKQVPGYYEGCISIEEAGGKTWATS from the coding sequence ATGATGGATAGAAGAACCGCACTAAAAAGAACCGCACTTATGATGGGAGGAGTTCTCTCCTCTTCTGCCATTGCGGGAGTGCTTAATGGATGTACTGCTAAAAAGGAGGTAGACTGGAAGCCAGTTTTTCTTAGCGAGGATCAGGCAGTAACTACTGCTGAACTTGCGGAGCGTATAATCCCTAAAACTGATACCCCTGGTGCTAAAGATGTAGGTGTACCTGAGTTTATAGATATGATGCTCAACGACGTATATACCGAAGAAGAGCAGCAGCACTTTATGGATGGCCTGGCTAAACTTGATGAGGATAGTAAGAGCGAATACGGAGATGCGTTTGCTTTCTTACAACCCGAACAGATGGATGCTATTATACAGAAGCAGGCAGATGAGGTAGAAGGTTATGAAGGCGAAGGAGCTCCTTTCTTTTTGATGGCGAAAGAACTGGTTATGCTGGGCTTTTATACTTCAGAAGTAGGAGCTACAGAGGTACTACAGTACAAGCAGGTGCCTGGCTATTATGAAGGTTGCATTTCTATAGAAGAAGCAGGAGGAAAGACCTGGGCTACTTCATAA
- a CDS encoding cystathionine gamma-synthase, whose amino-acid sequence MKFGTKTIHAGVEPDPSTGAIMTPIYQTSTFVQSSPGKHKGFEYARSQNPTRHALENNLAALENGTHARCFASGMAATDAVIKLLKPGDEVISTNDLYGGTYRIFTKIFANYGIKFHFVPMNDLEQIKAKINSNTKLIWVETPTNPMMNIVDIKEVVGLAKDHQAKVVVDNTFATPYLQNPLDMGADIVVHSITKYLGGHSDTVMGCTVVKDAELDEKLGFIQNSCGAVPGPQDCFLVLRGIKTLHVRMQRHCENGRMVAEYLNAHDKVDRVYWPGLPSLPGHEVAKKQMRDFGGMISFVLKGDKMEDAFKALEKLRVFSLAESLGGVESLAGHPASMTHASIPKEERMKTGLSDSLIRLSVGIEDAEDLIADLEQAIG is encoded by the coding sequence ATGAAGTTCGGAACGAAAACCATTCATGCTGGTGTAGAGCCAGACCCAAGCACAGGGGCTATTATGACGCCCATTTATCAGACTTCTACTTTCGTACAGTCCTCTCCCGGCAAGCACAAAGGGTTTGAGTACGCACGTTCACAAAATCCTACCCGCCATGCGCTGGAGAATAATCTGGCTGCCTTAGAAAACGGAACGCATGCGCGCTGTTTTGCTTCAGGTATGGCTGCCACCGACGCGGTAATTAAACTGCTTAAACCCGGTGATGAAGTAATCAGTACTAACGACCTGTATGGCGGTACCTACCGGATATTTACTAAAATTTTTGCTAACTATGGCATTAAGTTCCACTTCGTGCCCATGAACGATTTGGAGCAGATTAAAGCCAAGATTAATAGTAATACTAAACTCATCTGGGTAGAAACGCCAACTAACCCGATGATGAATATTGTGGATATAAAGGAAGTAGTAGGCTTAGCCAAAGATCATCAGGCCAAGGTGGTAGTAGATAATACTTTTGCAACGCCTTACCTTCAAAACCCACTGGATATGGGTGCAGACATTGTAGTACACTCTATTACAAAATATTTAGGAGGGCATTCAGATACTGTAATGGGCTGTACGGTAGTAAAAGATGCCGAACTGGATGAAAAGCTTGGTTTTATACAAAATAGCTGTGGTGCTGTACCCGGACCTCAGGATTGCTTTTTAGTGCTTAGAGGTATTAAAACGTTGCACGTGCGTATGCAGCGCCATTGCGAAAATGGACGTATGGTAGCAGAATATCTTAATGCACACGATAAGGTAGATCGTGTATACTGGCCTGGCCTACCCTCTTTGCCTGGGCATGAGGTGGCTAAAAAGCAGATGCGTGACTTTGGAGGTATGATTTCATTTGTACTTAAGGGAGATAAGATGGAAGATGCTTTTAAAGCTTTAGAGAAGCTGAGAGTATTCTCGCTGGCTGAATCATTGGGTGGAGTAGAGTCTCTGGCTGGACACCCTGCAAGTATGACCCATGCAAGTATTCCTAAAGAGGAGCGTATGAAAACTGGTTTGAGCGATTCGCTGATCAGACTAAGCGTAGGAATAGAAGATGCAGAAGACCTGATTGCTGATCTGGAACAGGCAATAGGCTAA